A region of Candidatus Cloacimonadaceae bacterium DNA encodes the following proteins:
- a CDS encoding phage portal protein: protein MRLGNHNVGISSATDLLESKYKPETVDLAVMKRIGKRLISKEAESKKVVSQPYLMSKLLALLDTDEYHSGCVDAIMMATVMQFECKNSNVTKWMETAEFPACEDQTTILGELIKFYIACGNGFLIKMRNAQGQWMGLERMLPTEVQIVENYDEFGFFRPNFIQTKNNQKQDFAYADIIHIKKSTHKSNAWGLSCLPIAINVEILSEIKTFDYNNFQNGLMIDYFVIVEGGTLRDGTVTDEQGNEVMTDAYTEIEKALIDVKGNAKSHSTVLIESESKDVKIRLEPLRQQDREGGFLSLKKDLREGIFAYHRVPARVVSQLIPGQLGGDNKSDMLMFYHFVIKPLQERLALTLAIEFNYEFNWNVTPADFNFGNLTEALQSADEQLFKQSRNF, encoded by the coding sequence ATGAGGCTCGGTAATCACAATGTCGGCATCAGCTCTGCCACTGACCTGTTAGAAAGCAAATACAAGCCTGAGACTGTAGACTTAGCGGTAATGAAGAGAATCGGCAAGCGACTGATATCCAAAGAAGCTGAAAGCAAGAAAGTCGTCTCCCAGCCCTATTTAATGAGTAAACTCTTAGCTCTCTTAGATACAGATGAGTACCATTCCGGCTGTGTGGATGCCATTATGATGGCAACCGTCATGCAGTTTGAATGCAAGAATAGTAATGTCACCAAGTGGATGGAGACAGCCGAGTTCCCTGCTTGTGAAGACCAGACTACTATCTTAGGCGAGTTGATCAAGTTCTATATCGCCTGTGGAAATGGCTTTCTGATCAAGATGCGTAATGCCCAAGGGCAGTGGATGGGTCTGGAACGCATGTTGCCTACAGAAGTGCAAATAGTGGAGAACTATGATGAGTTCGGGTTCTTTCGACCTAACTTTATCCAGACCAAGAACAACCAGAAGCAAGACTTTGCTTATGCTGATATCATCCATATCAAGAAAAGTACCCATAAGTCCAATGCCTGGGGTCTGTCCTGTCTGCCAATAGCTATTAACGTTGAGATTTTATCCGAGATCAAGACCTTCGATTATAACAACTTCCAGAACGGCCTGATGATCGACTATTTCGTTATTGTAGAGGGTGGAACTCTGCGTGATGGCACAGTTACAGATGAGCAGGGCAATGAAGTAATGACCGATGCCTATACCGAGATTGAGAAAGCCTTAATAGATGTCAAAGGCAATGCCAAGAGCCATAGCACTGTCCTGATTGAAAGTGAAAGTAAAGACGTCAAGATACGTCTTGAACCGCTACGTCAGCAGGACAGAGAAGGTGGCTTTCTATCCCTTAAGAAGGATTTGAGAGAAGGCATCTTCGCTTATCACCGGGTCCCGGCAAGGGTTGTGTCTCAGCTTATTCCAGGGCAGTTAGGTGGCGATAATAAAAGCGATATGCTGATGTTCTATCACTTCGTGATAAAACCCCTGCAGGAACGCTTAGCCTTAACCTTAGCCATCGAGTTCAATTACGAGTTCAACTGGAATGTAACTCCGGCTGACTTCAACTTCGGTAACCTCACAGAAGCTCTGCAGTCTGCCGATGAGCAGTTATTCAAGCAAAGCCGTAATTTTTAG
- a CDS encoding glycoside hydrolase family protein, translating into MEQILLQKVKEQLLRHEGLKLKPYRCTAGKLTIGVGRNLDANGISQKEAIYLLENDILHCETELLEHIPLVYLRLNDIRKSVLLNMCFNLGITGLMGFKNTLAFIGAGDFERAANNMLVSKWAKQVGRRAIELSELMRKG; encoded by the coding sequence ATGGAACAGATCCTTTTGCAGAAAGTCAAAGAACAGTTACTAAGACATGAGGGACTTAAGCTAAAACCTTATCGCTGCACTGCAGGCAAACTGACTATCGGAGTTGGTCGTAATCTCGATGCAAATGGCATCTCCCAGAAAGAAGCTATATACCTGTTAGAGAACGACATTTTGCACTGTGAAACTGAACTGCTTGAGCATATTCCTCTTGTATATTTAAGGTTGAATGATATCCGCAAATCTGTGCTTCTGAACATGTGCTTCAATCTCGGCATTACTGGTTTGATGGGTTTCAAGAATACCCTGGCTTTCATTGGTGCTGGAGATTTTGAGAGAGCTGCCAATAACATGTTAGTATCCAAGTGGGCAAAACAGGTCGGTCGCAGAGCCATTGAACTATCCGAACTGATGAGGAAAGGTTGA